The proteins below are encoded in one region of Aquisphaera giovannonii:
- a CDS encoding DUF429 domain-containing protein, with translation MGGRPRRRPRAPGVCVGIDLAGVAHRETGVAVLRAGRLELLTSAGTDEEILDLARLAGRWGTIAVNAPLTRPLGRCCLDDDCRCRTDPGTRSRQLERELARMGVPALATALIKVLARRGATIAAALREMGHEPLEVYPFATLRLLGLPWRGKKTAAGRRKIYRALRPLVPGLRHPRASEHQLDAVVCALTAQLWRQCRTRTVGIPEEGLMTIPLVLDPAGSALPRRGRRP, from the coding sequence GTGGGCGGACGACCGAGGCGGAGGCCGCGGGCGCCGGGGGTTTGCGTCGGGATCGACCTCGCCGGCGTGGCGCACCGGGAGACCGGCGTGGCCGTGCTCCGCGCGGGGCGGTTGGAGCTCCTCACGTCGGCGGGGACCGACGAGGAGATCCTGGACCTGGCGCGGCTGGCCGGCCGCTGGGGGACGATCGCGGTGAACGCACCGCTCACCCGGCCGCTCGGGCGGTGCTGCCTGGACGACGACTGCCGATGCCGGACTGACCCGGGCACGCGCAGCCGGCAGCTCGAGCGCGAGCTCGCGCGCATGGGAGTCCCGGCGCTGGCCACCGCGCTGATCAAGGTCCTGGCCCGGCGCGGCGCGACGATCGCCGCGGCGCTCCGGGAGATGGGCCACGAGCCGCTGGAGGTCTACCCGTTCGCCACGCTCCGCCTCCTGGGGCTCCCCTGGCGGGGCAAGAAGACCGCCGCCGGCCGCCGGAAGATCTACCGGGCCCTCCGGCCGCTGGTCCCCGGCCTGCGGCACCCTCGGGCCAGCGAGCACCAGCTCGACGCCGTCGTCTGCGCCCTCACGGCCCAGCTCTGGCGGCAGTGCCGCACGCGCACCGTCGGCATCCCGGAGGAGGGGCTCATGACCATCCCCCTGGTCCTCGATCCGGCCGGGTCGGCCCTTCCCCGTCGCGGGCGCAGGCCGTAG